A genomic segment from Thermotoga neapolitana DSM 4359 encodes:
- the cas4 gene encoding CRISPR-associated protein Cas4, with the protein MEELDILNISGTMVSYYFTCKRKLWLFAKNIDMEQSQPTTDLIIGKLLNFKSFKQEKHKEIEIEDCVIDFITFRGEIIIHETKKSRKFEEAHVWQTKYYMFVLRKYGLDITHGVIHYPKLMRKEEINFEKDDEEKIRNALLEIKRITHEKIPPPVLNKSFCKRCSYYELCYV; encoded by the coding sequence GTGGAGGAACTTGATATACTGAACATATCAGGTACAATGGTTTCTTATTATTTTACCTGCAAGAGAAAACTCTGGCTGTTTGCCAAGAATATAGATATGGAGCAGTCACAGCCAACCACAGACCTCATAATTGGGAAACTGTTGAATTTTAAAAGCTTTAAACAGGAAAAACACAAAGAAATAGAGATTGAGGATTGTGTCATAGATTTCATTACTTTTCGTGGAGAGATAATAATTCATGAAACGAAAAAGAGTAGAAAGTTCGAAGAAGCACATGTCTGGCAAACTAAATATTACATGTTTGTTCTGAGGAAATACGGATTGGATATTACTCATGGTGTGATTCATTACCCTAAGCTGATGAGAAAAGAGGAGATAAACTTTGAAAAGGATGATGAAGAGAAAATAAGAAATGCGTTACTTGAGATAAAACGGATTACACATGAAAAAATTCCACCTCCCGTGTTGAACAAATCCTTTTGTAAAAGGTGTTCATATTACGAACTGTGCTATGTGTAG
- the ecfA1 gene encoding energy-coupling factor ABC transporter ATP-binding protein EcfA1, with protein sequence MKISLNDVSFGYNGRHVLKNVNMEFETGKIYIVVGKNGSGKTTLLKVVSGLLEAEGTILIDGEPADPLMLRRNVGYVFQNPSSQIIGATVEEDVAFSLEILGIDRDEMQRRIKRVLELVGLSGLEKEDPLNLSGGQKQRLAIASMLARDTHFLAMDEPLSMLDPPSQREISKVIEDLKREGKGIIIATHELEYLEDFDVVLHMRDGTIDFCGSWEAFMDKGFEDVEVPFKWKLWKKFGKESKWEVEDADTFDER encoded by the coding sequence ATGAAGATATCGTTGAATGATGTTTCCTTCGGATACAACGGAAGACACGTTCTGAAAAACGTGAACATGGAATTCGAAACGGGGAAAATCTACATCGTTGTCGGAAAGAACGGTTCCGGGAAGACCACCTTACTGAAGGTGGTATCCGGTCTTTTAGAGGCAGAGGGAACCATCCTTATAGACGGAGAACCTGCCGATCCTCTCATGCTCAGAAGGAACGTTGGATACGTCTTTCAGAATCCGTCGTCGCAGATAATTGGTGCTACCGTTGAGGAAGACGTGGCCTTTTCTCTTGAAATACTCGGGATCGACAGAGATGAGATGCAAAGGAGAATAAAAAGGGTTCTCGAACTTGTGGGACTCTCTGGACTGGAAAAAGAGGATCCTTTGAACCTCTCTGGGGGTCAAAAACAGAGACTGGCCATCGCTTCCATGCTGGCACGCGATACACACTTTCTAGCAATGGATGAGCCCCTTTCTATGCTCGATCCACCCTCCCAGAGGGAGATATCAAAAGTGATAGAGGATCTCAAAAGAGAGGGAAAAGGAATCATCATTGCCACTCACGAACTTGAATACCTGGAAGATTTCGATGTGGTACTGCACATGAGAGATGGTACAATTGATTTTTGCGGAAGCTGGGAAGCGTTCATGGATAAAGGATTCGAAGATGTAGAAGTGCCGTTCAAGTGGAAACTCTGGAAAAAATTTGGAAAAGAAAGCAAATGGGAGGTAGAGGATGCGGATACTTTTGACGAACGATGA
- a CDS encoding ATP-binding protein, which translates to MLRTIADHLMDIAQNSVKAGARNIKITIEETDEWFTFTVEDDGPGIENPEKVFDPFFTTRDPRLRKVGLGLPFLKQAAEQSGGKVSLWTQPGKGTVVKASFNLKSVDCQPIGDLAGTLASLILSDPNVNWYVLRKKDGRGYEIDTSKLKEAGLWDPENPRFASFLFETLENLEEDLKRGEEK; encoded by the coding sequence ATGCTAAGAACGATAGCGGACCATCTGATGGACATCGCTCAGAACTCGGTGAAAGCGGGTGCCAGGAACATAAAGATAACGATAGAAGAAACCGACGAATGGTTCACGTTCACCGTAGAGGACGATGGTCCGGGAATAGAGAATCCAGAGAAGGTGTTTGATCCGTTCTTCACAACAAGAGATCCCCGTTTGAGAAAGGTGGGGCTTGGACTTCCTTTCCTCAAGCAGGCAGCAGAACAATCTGGAGGCAAGGTCAGTCTGTGGACTCAGCCTGGGAAAGGAACGGTTGTGAAGGCCTCTTTCAACCTGAAAAGCGTTGACTGTCAGCCCATAGGGGATCTGGCAGGTACACTGGCGAGTCTGATCCTGTCTGATCCGAATGTGAACTGGTACGTGTTGAGAAAAAAAGACGGAAGAGGCTATGAAATAGACACCAGCAAGTTGAAAGAAGCCGGGTTGTGGGACCCGGAAAATCCAAGGTTTGCCTCCTTTCTTTTTGAGACACTGGAAAATCTTGAAGAGGACCTGAAGAGAGGTGAAGAAAAATGA
- a CDS encoding DUF192 domain-containing protein has product MKFLNLRRLLLLALIAAGISVIIVVSNRENRVKFPEGEIVITDGERSLKLRVEIANTPFFRSIGLMYRKSIPDDFGMLFVFEEDTRSGFWMKNTYVPLEIAFIDRNGIVFSIQEMEPCEKEPCKVYYAPKPFRYALEVKRGFFERHGFGVGSRVLIEK; this is encoded by the coding sequence GTGAAGTTCTTGAATCTTCGAAGATTACTTCTTCTGGCACTGATTGCGGCTGGAATCTCAGTGATCATAGTCGTATCCAACCGGGAAAACAGGGTGAAATTTCCAGAAGGAGAGATTGTGATAACTGACGGAGAAAGATCTCTGAAACTTCGTGTCGAGATAGCGAACACTCCTTTTTTTCGTTCGATCGGTCTGATGTACAGAAAGAGCATCCCGGATGACTTCGGGATGCTCTTTGTTTTTGAAGAAGATACAAGAAGCGGCTTCTGGATGAAGAACACCTACGTTCCCCTCGAAATCGCCTTCATAGACAGAAACGGCATCGTATTTTCCATTCAGGAGATGGAGCCATGCGAAAAAGAACCCTGCAAGGTTTACTACGCACCAAAGCCGTTCAGATACGCTCTTGAAGTGAAAAGAGGTTTTTTCGAAAGGCATGGATTTGGAGTGGGAAGCCGTGTCCTGATAGAAAAGTAG
- the cas2 gene encoding CRISPR-associated endonuclease Cas2 codes for MVVIVVKVILVYDISTETKEGVKRLNKVRKIARRYLDHIQKSVFEGELTEGEVEKLKFELSCVIDKNEDFVIIYKMPPSIMMERDFLTNTEDPSSNFI; via the coding sequence GTGGTGGTGATAGTGGTAAAGGTTATACTGGTCTATGACATTTCAACAGAGACCAAGGAAGGTGTTAAGCGTTTAAACAAGGTGAGAAAAATTGCCAGGAGGTATCTTGACCATATACAGAAATCTGTCTTTGAAGGTGAACTGACAGAAGGAGAGGTCGAGAAATTGAAATTCGAATTATCATGTGTTATAGATAAGAACGAAGATTTCGTAATAATCTATAAAATGCCGCCTTCCATTATGATGGAAAGAGACTTTCTAACGAATACAGAGGATCCCTCCTCGAATTTCATCTAG
- a CDS encoding GGDEF domain-containing protein, giving the protein MKNGRFEFLKRVLGSIQSIRGFVLFESVGGELSVKTSVGKVPLFFKEGFSFTTDEIFELLKFQCDTAVVSVMKDREWSKMLVLFLEKPLEKETLSLIQSLMSVSECEDLFFDMKELEYMAYHDPLTGLPNRRYFFELGGKYLDIAKREDKKVFILFLDLSGFKKINDTYGHPFGDEVLKTVSKRILDRIRKSDVISRFGGDEFTLLLYDMKEDYLDSFLKRLFSAFKMPVKIGNTEISVSANVGVARFPEDGTNLEELLKMADSRMYEAKKMKIPYVFV; this is encoded by the coding sequence ATGAAAAACGGACGCTTCGAGTTCTTGAAGAGGGTCTTGGGTTCCATTCAGAGTATTCGAGGGTTTGTCCTTTTTGAAAGTGTGGGCGGAGAACTTTCTGTGAAGACGTCGGTTGGGAAGGTGCCCCTCTTTTTCAAAGAAGGTTTTTCTTTCACAACGGATGAAATATTTGAGCTTCTCAAGTTCCAATGTGACACTGCCGTGGTATCCGTCATGAAGGACAGGGAATGGAGTAAAATGCTGGTACTCTTTCTTGAAAAACCCCTGGAAAAAGAGACGCTCTCTCTGATACAGTCTCTGATGTCTGTTTCAGAGTGCGAGGATCTTTTCTTCGATATGAAGGAACTGGAGTACATGGCCTATCATGATCCTCTGACGGGACTTCCAAACAGGCGCTATTTCTTCGAACTTGGGGGTAAGTATCTCGATATTGCAAAACGTGAAGACAAAAAGGTTTTCATCCTCTTTCTGGATCTTTCAGGTTTTAAGAAGATAAACGACACCTATGGACACCCCTTTGGTGACGAAGTGTTGAAGACCGTATCGAAGAGAATTCTTGATAGAATAAGAAAGAGCGATGTTATATCCCGCTTTGGTGGAGATGAGTTCACTCTGCTTCTGTACGATATGAAAGAAGACTACCTGGATTCTTTCCTGAAGAGACTCTTTTCCGCTTTCAAGATGCCTGTTAAAATAGGAAACACCGAGATCAGTGTGTCTGCCAATGTGGGAGTTGCAAGATTTCCAGAGGATGGAACGAATCTAGAAGAACTTCTGAAGATGGCTGACTCGAGAATGTACGAGGCAAAGAAGATGAAGATTCCATACGTTTTTGTTTGA
- the cas3 gene encoding CRISPR-associated helicase Cas3', whose product MIDEIQAYSPEAAAIIVKTVEDVNTLGGKFLIMTATLPGFIKDEIIKRTDLDEGVKDVYDSIPQGRLRRNVLKFKDSSDPTEEAVKLYEEGWKVLVVRNTVKKAIETYQKLVEKIGKERVLLVHSRMTLEDRKEVERILENYRPGMNGESIVLVSTQVVEASMDIDFDILLTDVAPADSLVQRMGRIFRKREWTENNPNTFIYIGKSKKEFDSLIKGVYSKDIVENTLKALSEVILGLGEEKIDVLFKNLPKQQPFSLNESQKRTWVEKTYEKLELEKGYMERFRKTLDVLDSGYSSEKKHEAHRIFRRISSMSIVPENLKEDLVEELKGASNYFEFKQITSRYLVDVPLYDMDGSLLEPLKVEAQDEKVLRWTSSLYVLKGSKYEKGIGIFLKEK is encoded by the coding sequence GTGATAGATGAGATACAGGCCTATTCACCCGAAGCAGCTGCAATAATCGTTAAAACTGTGGAAGATGTGAACACCCTTGGTGGAAAATTCTTGATAATGACGGCTACTCTTCCTGGATTCATAAAAGATGAGATCATAAAAAGAACAGATCTGGATGAGGGCGTCAAAGACGTTTACGACAGTATTCCTCAAGGAAGATTGCGCCGAAACGTCCTGAAATTCAAAGACTCCTCTGATCCCACAGAAGAGGCAGTTAAACTCTATGAAGAAGGCTGGAAAGTTCTGGTTGTTAGAAACACTGTAAAGAAAGCGATTGAAACCTATCAGAAACTTGTGGAGAAAATTGGAAAAGAAAGAGTCTTGCTTGTTCATTCCCGTATGACATTAGAGGATCGAAAAGAAGTCGAACGTATTCTGGAGAACTACAGACCAGGAATGAACGGAGAAAGCATCGTACTGGTATCAACCCAGGTCGTTGAGGCATCCATGGACATAGATTTCGACATACTACTGACAGATGTAGCACCGGCGGATTCTTTGGTGCAGAGAATGGGAAGAATTTTCAGAAAAAGGGAATGGACTGAGAATAATCCAAACACTTTTATTTACATAGGAAAAAGCAAAAAAGAGTTTGATAGTTTGATCAAAGGAGTATACAGTAAAGACATCGTAGAGAATACCTTGAAAGCCTTATCTGAGGTGATTTTAGGTCTGGGCGAGGAAAAAATTGACGTTCTTTTCAAAAATCTTCCCAAACAGCAACCTTTTTCTTTGAACGAATCACAGAAACGAACATGGGTTGAGAAAACCTATGAAAAGCTGGAACTTGAAAAAGGTTATATGGAGAGATTTCGAAAAACTCTCGATGTGCTAGATAGCGGCTATTCATCGGAGAAAAAACATGAAGCTCATAGGATCTTCAGAAGGATATCGTCTATGAGTATCGTTCCAGAGAACCTGAAAGAGGATCTCGTAGAAGAGTTGAAAGGAGCAAGCAATTATTTTGAATTCAAACAGATTACATCGAGATACCTTGTGGATGTTCCACTTTATGATATGGATGGGTCTTTGCTTGAACCTCTGAAAGTAGAAGCACAGGATGAAAAAGTCCTGAGATGGACAAGTTCGCTTTATGTGTTGAAGGGAAGCAAGTATGAGAAAGGAATAGGAATTTTTCTGAAGGAGAAGTAA
- a CDS encoding M20 family metallo-hydrolase produces MEITRKIEELKDEMVDSLKRFISINSVNPVFGGPGEKEKADWLEELLKKMGYTVERHDTKDQNGIWRSNLLAIIPGRDRSKTLWIVTHIDTVPPGDLSLWETDPFIPVVKDDRVYGRGAEDNGGSMIASIYAGKALMELDVVPEYNFGLALVADEEAGSEYGIQYLIEKGVFRPDDMFLVPDAGNKKGDFIEIAEKSILWFKVTVNGKQGHASRPKTTENALRKGAQIITELDETLHRKFSEKDELFDEPLSTFEPTRSEKTVDNVNTVPGRFVFYFDCRVLPRYDLEDVLSTVKSVLDGRGAELEVVVKQPAPDPTPADSDLVVKLSSVLKSLRNLEVRVGGIGGGTCAAFFRKKGWPAVVWSTIEETAHQPNEYRKISHMVEDAKVFALLGVER; encoded by the coding sequence ATGGAGATAACAAGAAAGATAGAAGAATTGAAAGACGAAATGGTAGATTCGCTGAAAAGGTTCATATCGATCAATTCGGTGAATCCAGTCTTCGGTGGACCTGGAGAGAAAGAGAAGGCCGACTGGCTGGAGGAACTTCTCAAAAAGATGGGATACACTGTTGAGCGTCATGACACAAAAGACCAGAACGGAATTTGGAGGTCGAATCTGCTTGCAATCATTCCCGGCAGGGACAGAAGCAAAACATTGTGGATAGTGACACACATAGACACCGTTCCACCAGGGGATCTTTCGCTGTGGGAAACGGATCCCTTCATCCCCGTTGTGAAGGATGACAGGGTGTACGGAAGGGGTGCTGAGGACAACGGCGGATCGATGATAGCTTCCATATACGCAGGAAAGGCTCTCATGGAACTTGATGTTGTTCCCGAGTATAACTTTGGTCTTGCACTCGTTGCCGATGAAGAGGCAGGAAGTGAGTATGGAATCCAGTATCTCATAGAAAAGGGTGTTTTCAGGCCAGACGACATGTTTTTGGTGCCCGATGCTGGAAACAAGAAGGGAGATTTCATAGAGATCGCAGAAAAAAGCATCCTTTGGTTCAAAGTGACGGTGAACGGAAAGCAGGGACATGCCTCAAGACCGAAGACCACGGAGAATGCCCTCAGAAAGGGAGCACAGATCATAACAGAACTGGATGAAACACTCCACAGGAAATTTTCAGAAAAGGATGAACTCTTCGATGAACCACTCAGCACCTTCGAGCCGACTCGATCGGAAAAGACCGTGGACAACGTGAACACAGTTCCGGGAAGGTTCGTTTTCTATTTCGACTGCAGAGTCCTTCCGCGCTACGATCTCGAAGACGTTCTGTCTACTGTGAAGTCTGTTCTCGATGGAAGAGGAGCAGAACTTGAAGTGGTGGTGAAGCAGCCGGCTCCGGATCCCACACCAGCCGATTCTGATCTCGTCGTGAAACTTTCGAGTGTTTTGAAAAGTCTAAGAAACCTGGAAGTCAGGGTTGGTGGTATCGGGGGAGGTACCTGTGCGGCTTTCTTCAGAAAAAAAGGCTGGCCCGCTGTGGTCTGGAGCACCATAGAGGAAACTGCGCATCAACCAAACGAGTACAGAAAGATATCCCACATGGTGGAAGACGCAAAGGTCTTTGCACTTCTTGGTGTTGAGAGGTGA
- the cas1b gene encoding type I-B CRISPR-associated endonuclease Cas1b has protein sequence MGKNYYVFSSGRVKRHENTILIEYQKAGMQQRKFIPVENIDQIFFLGEVDLNSKFLDFAAKNNIVLHFFNYYGYYTGSFYPREKFISGELLVRQVEHYLDSEKRLTLARKFVEGAVHNFKRNIEKRGFDITDKISEYLERTKYAKTIPELMSCEAHARKLYYSTWEEITGWPFEERSMQPPLNELNALISFGNSLTYSIVLKELYFTHLNPTISYLHEPGTKRFSLALDIAEIFKPIFVDRIIFKLINLKKIDREKHFLQEARGVFLNEEGRRLFIEEFENMLQQTILHRKLKRKIKYQSLIRLEAYKIIKHLLGEDEYRPLKVWW, from the coding sequence ATGGGAAAAAATTATTACGTCTTCTCCTCTGGTAGAGTTAAAAGACATGAAAACACCATCCTGATAGAGTACCAGAAGGCTGGTATGCAGCAGAGGAAATTCATACCAGTGGAAAACATTGACCAGATATTCTTCCTGGGAGAGGTTGATTTGAATTCTAAATTCCTGGATTTTGCGGCTAAGAATAATATTGTTTTACATTTCTTCAACTATTATGGATACTACACAGGATCTTTTTATCCGAGGGAAAAGTTCATCTCAGGAGAGTTGTTAGTAAGGCAGGTTGAACATTACCTAGATTCAGAAAAAAGATTAACCCTGGCAAGAAAATTCGTAGAAGGTGCTGTTCACAATTTCAAACGAAATATCGAAAAAAGAGGTTTTGATATAACTGATAAGATATCTGAATACCTGGAAAGAACAAAGTATGCGAAAACTATACCAGAACTCATGAGTTGTGAAGCCCACGCCAGAAAACTCTATTACTCCACCTGGGAAGAAATAACGGGATGGCCATTCGAAGAAAGAAGCATGCAACCCCCTTTGAATGAATTGAACGCCCTCATCTCTTTTGGAAACTCTCTCACGTACTCCATTGTTTTAAAAGAACTCTATTTTACACACCTGAACCCAACGATAAGTTACCTTCATGAACCTGGCACCAAAAGGTTTTCTCTTGCTCTTGATATAGCGGAAATATTCAAACCAATTTTTGTTGATAGAATAATATTTAAGCTCATAAATCTTAAAAAGATTGATCGAGAAAAACACTTTCTTCAGGAAGCGAGAGGCGTATTTCTAAACGAAGAAGGCAGGAGGTTGTTCATAGAGGAGTTCGAAAATATGCTTCAACAAACCATTCTTCACAGGAAATTGAAAAGGAAAATTAAATATCAATCTCTCATAAGGCTAGAAGCATACAAAATCATAAAGCATTTGCTTGGAGAGGATGAATACAGGCCTCTTAAAGTGTGGTGGTGA
- a CDS encoding class I SAM-dependent methyltransferase, giving the protein MSEKKFEHYYTVEPTSKLKVREAKLVLKNGHEYVFKTPSGVYSYGKIDKATKVLLENMKVHGKKVLDLGCGYGVIGIVLKKEYPDLEVYMSDINKRAVEFAKINAKDHNVEVEVRWGNLYEPWEGMKFDMIVCNPPIVAGKEVWMEIVRRAPEFLEDGGSLQLVAYHNKGGRRIREYMREIFGNVEELCKSGGIRVYRSVKGLKEDEDIVE; this is encoded by the coding sequence ATGAGTGAGAAAAAGTTCGAACACTACTACACGGTGGAGCCCACATCGAAACTCAAGGTCAGAGAAGCAAAACTCGTGCTGAAGAATGGGCACGAGTATGTCTTCAAGACACCCTCAGGGGTGTACTCCTACGGTAAGATAGACAAGGCGACGAAGGTTCTCCTTGAGAACATGAAGGTTCACGGAAAAAAGGTGCTCGATCTGGGATGTGGGTACGGTGTGATAGGGATCGTTCTGAAGAAAGAATATCCAGATCTGGAAGTCTACATGAGCGATATAAACAAACGGGCGGTGGAGTTTGCCAAGATAAATGCAAAGGACCACAACGTAGAGGTCGAAGTGCGTTGGGGAAATCTTTACGAGCCATGGGAGGGTATGAAGTTCGACATGATCGTGTGCAATCCTCCCATAGTTGCCGGCAAAGAGGTATGGATGGAGATTGTGAGAAGGGCTCCTGAGTTCCTGGAAGATGGGGGAAGTCTTCAACTGGTGGCTTACCACAACAAGGGTGGAAGACGTATCAGAGAGTACATGAGAGAGATCTTTGGAAACGTAGAGGAACTTTGTAAAAGCGGTGGAATAAGGGTTTACAGATCCGTAAAAGGGCTGAAGGAAGATGAAGATATCGTTGAATGA
- a CDS encoding CRISPR-associated endonuclease Cas3'' has translation MPILAKSNGISLREHVEDVLKVLNNFSIEPDLKEFLRKAVFYHDLGKVSYEFQKKVGGNVPEDGIPEVPHSFLSIAFVPENTLEEMGEDLSKVFLSAILYHHWRETYLDYLFGSKQGNVREAFKRLLEVGNNLIRMIKEEMKDFLEYDVELNRSLCEYLSQNSILDSGLILPPHLISLLPSIVLKELNLKDDVYRCYILTLGTLMRADRFASCAEGVGKKDLLERADIEFKEDTFEVIESDLKRRYEKVWQSDVVKEIRGKNVVLVAPTGAGKTEFALMWSKGKTVFTLPLQSATNMMYERVKKYFGEENVGLLHSDAAIHLFLTSLYRKDFEDREGEILEIAEQSRFFSYPFVVATGDQVFPATLKYPGYEMIYSVMANSFLGDR, from the coding sequence ATGCCAATACTTGCCAAAAGTAATGGAATAAGTCTGAGAGAGCATGTAGAGGATGTTTTAAAGGTGCTGAATAACTTCTCAATAGAGCCGGATTTGAAAGAATTTTTGAGAAAGGCTGTTTTTTACCACGACTTAGGAAAAGTATCGTACGAATTTCAAAAGAAAGTAGGAGGTAATGTTCCGGAAGATGGTATACCGGAGGTGCCACACAGTTTCCTCAGCATAGCCTTTGTACCAGAAAACACTCTTGAAGAGATGGGAGAAGATCTTTCAAAAGTTTTTCTCTCTGCGATTCTCTATCATCACTGGCGTGAAACCTATCTTGATTATCTGTTCGGGAGCAAGCAGGGGAATGTACGCGAAGCTTTCAAAAGACTCCTGGAGGTAGGGAACAATCTAATTCGCATGATCAAAGAAGAAATGAAAGATTTCCTCGAGTATGATGTGGAACTCAACAGATCGTTGTGTGAGTATTTATCGCAAAATTCAATCCTCGACAGTGGACTAATACTTCCCCCTCATCTGATTTCCCTGCTTCCAAGCATTGTTCTCAAGGAGTTGAATCTGAAAGACGATGTTTACAGGTGCTACATTCTTACTCTGGGCACACTTATGAGGGCGGATAGATTTGCTTCCTGCGCTGAAGGAGTCGGGAAGAAGGATCTTCTGGAAAGAGCGGATATAGAGTTCAAAGAAGATACATTTGAAGTGATCGAAAGTGATCTAAAACGAAGATATGAAAAAGTATGGCAATCAGACGTTGTGAAAGAAATAAGAGGAAAAAACGTTGTTCTCGTTGCTCCCACAGGTGCCGGGAAGACAGAGTTTGCCCTGATGTGGAGCAAAGGGAAGACGGTTTTCACACTTCCTCTTCAAAGTGCAACGAACATGATGTATGAGAGGGTAAAGAAGTACTTTGGGGAAGAAAACGTGGGGCTTCTCCACTCTGACGCTGCCATCCACCTGTTTCTTACGAGCCTCTACAGAAAGGATTTCGAGGATAGAGAAGGAGAGATTCTGGAAATTGCGGAGCAATCGAGGTTCTTTTCCTATCCATTTGTTGTGGCAACCGGTGACCAGGTTTTTCCGGCAACCCTGAAATACCCCGGCTATGAAATGATTTACTCAGTGATGGCAAATTCTTTTCTTGGTGATAGATGA
- the xylA gene encoding xylose isomerase: protein MAEFFPEIPKVQFEGKESTNPLAFKFYDPEEIIDGKPLKDHLKFSVAFWHTFVNEGRDPFGDPTADRPWNRYTDPMDKAFARVDALFEFCEKLNIEYFCFHDRDIAPEGKTLRETNKILDKVVERIKERMKDSNVKLLWGTANLFSHPRYMHGAATTCSADVFAYAAAQVKKALEITKELGGEGYVFWGGREGYETLLNTDLGFELENLARFLRMAVDYAKRIGFTGQFLIEPKPKEPTKHQYDFDVATAYAFLKSHGLDEYFKFNIEANHATLAGHTFQHELRMARILGKLGSIDANQGDLLLGWDTDQFPTNVYDTTLAMYEVIKAGGFTKGGLNFDAKVRRASYKVEDLFIGHIAGMDTFALGFKVAYKLVKDGVLDKFIEEKYRSFREGIGRDIVEGKVDFEKLEEYIIDKETIELPSGKQEYLESLINSYIVKTILELR from the coding sequence ATGGCTGAATTCTTTCCAGAAATCCCGAAAGTGCAGTTCGAAGGCAAAGAAAGCACAAATCCACTTGCGTTCAAGTTCTACGATCCAGAAGAGATCATCGACGGCAAACCCCTCAAGGACCATCTGAAGTTCTCCGTTGCCTTCTGGCACACCTTCGTGAACGAGGGAAGGGATCCCTTCGGAGACCCAACGGCCGATCGTCCCTGGAACAGGTACACCGATCCCATGGACAAGGCTTTTGCAAGGGTGGACGCCCTTTTTGAATTCTGCGAAAAACTCAACATCGAGTACTTCTGCTTCCACGACAGAGACATCGCTCCCGAGGGAAAAACGCTGAGGGAGACAAACAAAATTTTGGACAAAGTAGTGGAGAGAATCAAAGAGAGAATGAAAGACAGCAACGTGAAGCTCCTCTGGGGTACTGCAAACCTCTTTTCCCACCCAAGGTACATGCATGGTGCAGCGACAACCTGCAGTGCTGATGTTTTTGCGTACGCGGCCGCCCAGGTGAAAAAAGCCCTTGAGATCACCAAAGAACTTGGAGGAGAAGGGTACGTCTTCTGGGGTGGAAGAGAAGGATACGAAACACTCCTCAACACGGACCTTGGATTCGAACTTGAAAACCTCGCCCGCTTCCTCAGAATGGCTGTGGATTATGCAAAAAGGATCGGTTTCACCGGACAGTTCCTCATCGAACCAAAACCGAAAGAACCCACCAAACACCAGTACGACTTCGACGTTGCAACCGCCTATGCCTTCCTGAAGAGCCACGGTCTCGATGAATACTTCAAATTCAACATCGAGGCAAACCACGCCACACTCGCCGGTCACACCTTCCAGCACGAACTGAGAATGGCAAGGATCCTTGGAAAACTCGGAAGCATCGATGCAAACCAGGGAGACCTTCTTCTTGGATGGGACACCGATCAGTTCCCAACAAACGTCTACGATACAACCCTTGCAATGTACGAAGTGATAAAAGCGGGAGGCTTCACAAAAGGTGGGCTCAACTTCGATGCGAAGGTGAGGAGGGCTTCTTACAAAGTGGAGGACCTCTTCATAGGGCACATAGCGGGAATGGACACCTTTGCACTCGGTTTCAAGGTGGCATACAAACTCGTGAAGGATGGTGTTCTGGACAAATTCATCGAAGAAAAGTACAGAAGTTTCAGGGAGGGCATTGGAAGGGACATCGTCGAAGGTAAAGTGGATTTTGAAAAACTTGAAGAGTATATAATAGACAAAGAAACGATAGAACTTCCATCTGGAAAGCAAGAATACCTGGAAAGCCTCATCAACAGTTACATAGTGAAGACCATTCTGGAACTGAGGTGA